The stretch of DNA TTATGATGATGTCTGAAGGGTATAAAATataatgtgtgtatatatatatatatatatatatatatatatatatatatatatatatagaaaaagttGGAAACGATGGAAAAATGGAATTCTTTCTAATAATAACTTCAAAATTGCTAATTATCTTTTTACAATTCTTATTCCATTTGTGCCTATTTTATCAATCCATACTTAGTATAGTGATACATTAATCCTTATACCAAATGGAGAATGCATAATTACTGATTTACTTCCCTCACTTGTTCATTTTGTCAACTATACATCTAAGGAGAGTCCTAAAGCACAAACACCCAATATAATTATACACATTTTCAGCACACATCAAGTATTCAATATGTCATACCCTTAACTAAAATATTTATATATCTTTTTTCAAGAGGTCGTCTAATTgcctaaaatcaattaggaccaGAAATGTTTAGTTGTCAAAAATAGATGCTTGTACCATAAAATATCTTTTTCAAAATTTGAAGGACATTCAACTTTAAAGATCTAGAATGCAAAATCTAATTATACAGTTCAAGCTATCACGCTTGGGAAAATCAAGACTGAAATTTGAATGATCTCTAAATTGGTTGACCTAAAAagacaaaagaaaacaaaagaagaaaaaggaggcAAGAGTTATGCGTGTGGGGCAGCGGTCTTAGACCATTTGACACGTGTCCCATACGTTGTTTACCGGCGCAATAGGAGTCTTCAAAATTACTTCCCCTATCCAATATTACGTTGTATACCCTTTTTTAAAAATTTGTCTAAATTAACAATCTTTAAGAAAAACTATTAAATTTTAGTATTTCCATTTTTATAATGACATGTTTTATTGGAACTctcattattatttatttaaaatgaaAAAACCTGTGAAATTATCCCCATCACTTATAATTTGAAAGGGCGAGTTTGATACTTCTCATTTATTTAACTTACATGTcaaaattttcttttaatttctgaAGTCCCTACGAAATCAAATACCCTCATATAAAATGAGACTAATTACAGTCTTAGATGCCCAATAACTCTATGCTAAATCTTGGGGTGtagttttattttccttttcttttttttccatcTTATTTATAAAAAAAGAGATTTTTATGTTGTGCAACTACTGTAATTGAGTAATTACAGTTTGCAACACAACTTTTGTCTAACTATCAATTATTTATTTCTGCTTTCATGAGAAAATCTCTCTAATTATCTCAAGCTAAATATTAGTCTCATAGAATAAGCAAGTTGATTGTTTTATGCGATTTAGACTTTAGAATACTTCAACAAAGCAGTATATACAAATTTGAAACTTTTTTACACCGGTAGTCTTTAAAAAATACTTAGAGTAACATAATATACGATTCACCTTTAGAACAATTTCTTCTTCGGTCGAGAAATAACAAGTTTGAATAAATTATATTTGATCAAAATTAGTTTTCTACAAAGATTAAATTTTTAGTAAGCATTTAAATCAGGTCCAATTCATAAATTTGGCTGCCCAACGGACATTACAAAGTGGGTTCGTTGCAACTGTTACTTTAACAACAAATTAATCCAAATAATCGACCACCCaactgcttaaactaaaaatagctagtaaaagtataatatatatacataatttatatattatatgtgtatacttatgtataattaatatataaactatgtatacggctagaaaaagtaaacaatgaatatgacAGACTATTCGTGTAAAATTCTTTTACGCAAGTATAAAAGTGGGCGTACGTGTAACTATAATTTTTTCCTAAAACTATCACTTTTATGTCCTTTTTAGGTGTTCAAATAAATCCCCAGAGTACATTAAATTCAATTTAATAAACTGTACATGAGTTGGTAATGTTGTAAGTGGGCAAAATCATGGACAAAAAGAGATTCACTATTTGTAACATTCCATGAATTTTCAGAAAAAACTCCATTGTAACCTAATTTATGTAAACACATGAGGTAATGCAAGGTAATAAATTAAGATATTATTGTTCTCTTAAGCAAGTGAAAATCACTAAATTTCATTAAAGATTATTTGTAATCCTGCGAGTTCATGAATATTATTTGTAATCCCATATATAAAGATTTTTGTTAGTAGTGATATATAAATTATTCTTTATTATTTACAACTAATAATGGGTCATATATTTAGCCCCTCGTGAGTATCCTGCTAAGATAGGtactaatttaaaatattttggaGTGACCAATTATCTAAACCAACACCTCCTTGCATTTTTAAGTGTGCATAAGTACCTCTTTTGTTTGCTATGAGATCTATTCGGTAGCAGCTATCAAATATACTGCCCCAATTTCCATGGATATACCAAAAACCCCAATTTCCTAAACTGCCCTTTCGACCCCAAGCTCCTCCCGTTAGCCGCTTTTATAATAGGGTAATGATGGCAGATTAGGCTTGAAAATGTTGAAAtagttcaaaaaagaaaaaggacgAGTCAAGTCTAATGGCTGTCATTGTTGAAGTCATACTCCTTCAGGTACTTAGGCATTTAACATGTGGTTTTGTAAAAGAGGtcattttctttatttaattatggTACATGGTATTAAGTCAATAGGCTGCATTAGCACTAAACATCAAAGTAAATCACTAGATTCGTCGAGTATTATTTAAAACttgaataattaattaattattcaacATTTCGGTTATTATTCAACATTGATTTGACTACATCATATGTTGTTAAATATAGAGTTTGCGTCATGGATTGCCCATATAAACTGACCCGGCCCGACCTAATAAGAAGAGATGAGGTTAAATAGTAACCAAAAGAAGTTACTTATCAATTATCACACCCACAATAACTTCTACCACTATTCTAAATGTGTGGGAGTGggattgaaattttattttcttatcatATATAAAAGAGGGTTTCCTCttctttgaaaaataaatttctcttCTTCTCCCAACACAACACACATGCAAGAGGGAAGACTTTAGTTTGTGAAATAAACTTTGTTTTCTAGTGATTCAAAGTAGATTTGGGTCAATTATTTTGGTAGCAATTACAACAATTTTCGCTGTGCGTAACAATCAGGGGCGGACCTATGCTATACAAATAGGGGTCACTAGCACCCGTAAAGTTCGGCAAAAACTCCATGTATACATGTATATATCTTTAAAAAATAGTAATATACTAGTAATGTGCCAAAATCAAGTTTTGGTTGAATTCAAAAGTGCACCCACGTGCTTCAAATCCTAGGTCCGCCTCCGGTAACAATCCCAAAATCTTATTCTTGATCCGAGTGGGAGTGGAAGTCTGAATTTCAACTACGAAAGagttgatcacgcccaactctagtcttaaaaaggataagcggtcgctgcaaatataatctggtttaaaagtccgaagtcgaatctcacagagaactaaggtttagctacaaccGTTGAGCCGAGTTGAAACTCCCTCTATCCTCAGTTATTGCGTACAGGACAAGCAAGTTATTAAGGGCTCTTTATGCCAAATACTTTTACAACTGACGCTTTCTAACTCTCTATGAGGAGTCCTTACAGtcttttttgttaaaatgaatgCGGATGGGTGTCTGCTTTCTTTGAGAATTTGGATTGTACAACCAAGAATGTGGCTGAATTCTGGGCGATAAGGTCTAAGACCGTCTCTTCTTTTCCACATCCTCATACCAGTCAATCAAGTAGTACAAGAACTGTATCTTATCTTATAGCTCGGCGCGGCGGGTCGCAGCCCTGGAATCACTTAAGACTCGTACAAGCAGAGTATTGTCCTTCTTCTGCTTTATGTGGATGACTGCGCAGGGGCTTAGGTCAACACTTATATAATAGCCAGTCATCAATTGGAAGTGGGCAAGATGGTGATAAATTGCGTGCTAAGTACTTCGATTAATAGTTTGCAGGATTTCTAGAATAGGAATAGGCTTTTTCTTTAGAGTAAGGCCCCTTTCTTTTCTTCCAAACTCGGTCGAATACGTCGTTAACCTTTGTGGTGGATCGACGAGAGTGCGCCTAGCCAGGCGAAACTCTCAGTCGTAGTTTGGCGACCGATGGGCCTTCGATTTGCCCCTACCCTAGCTCTATAATCCACCCGTCTTCCCTTTTTTTTCCAAGGGATGGGGTTGGGGTGTATAATAACCTTTTTTTTTAGGGAGGAAAAAGAGAAACTTCCTGATTAAatactatcactaagaagacaagctcgaacaattcctatgttataaatattaagattcttatatctaattaactaataaattaaactagTACATTAACaactatagacctcgcgaagcctggtctatagcgcggtcaacctaGCTATAGACCTCGAGAAGCCCagcgcggtcaacctggctatagacctcgcaaagCCTGGTCTGTATCACGGTTTGGGTACTTGATACTTTTGctctcttttcttgcatttttgtcctctttttgtgcaactttcattcgACTATTTCTTccgatgttcctacacataaaacaacacaattTAGTTCAAATGTCGCACAATAATTCactaaaccaataaaatatagggcgagtaatgtgCTAAAGGTATAGCATTTTGGCCGAACATCACCAAcacacacttaaacgttgctcgtcctcgagtcaaccaccaaTTCACACTAACATTGagcactttattttcttttagcacatCCGAAGCACACCATACCAACGCCTATGGTTAGaatttttctatattttggagtattttactataggttttatcattttaactttacaatatgagtttaattagtatttcttctttatttctttaatttcaagcatgagtagctaatttTTACTAGgattgtggcccaaccctagtgtgtaaaccttatgggtatctaatttagtgcctGTTTATGATTCAGTGTTTGTTATTTAgtcttgttcatgctttaatttataaaattaatagttgttagtctctacttgagaaagagagacttagtctagaaaatcttggctaacaagaaattgggtcaatcgagagattgattaatcCAATCAAAAggattcaacctagagatagtaataacccgacttgagattttattaattattttgtgtaatacccatttggacttgagaaatccaaattgggaaAAACCATTCTCTCACCGAGagatattgagtgggtaatttagagttgataactataatacaccccgatcaacaaaacaatCATTAAGGTTTTTATcccattaagcgaacacctaggtgaaggtcataaccctaggctttttacaaacttgaaaaacaacaaaactaattatcctagtcttatttctttacttttcaaTCCctagttttaaaataaaaatagcaacaaaaccattttgtggaagtgcaaattaagatagttcaaattcactcattagaatatatactcctaactcccatctagctccctgtggattcaatCCCGACTCTTcattgggttactataattgTAATCGACCGTGTCATACCTTATTTTGAGGTGTGCATTGTGCGCGATAGGTCAACTATCAAACTAGTCAAAGGCGCCTAGTACACCTCATTTTTCCcatccttttattccctaaatcctactctactctaaagataaaaaaaactactacccggttcaactACATCTCGTGAAAAAGAACCGAGGTACAAAGAAAAATCAcgagggattattactacctaaaataaaaaaagatatatttttggatttttctgtattttcattttatttttatttttttgttagactttagtccctcaagaaaacAGTCAAGGAGAttaatcgtcgggaaaagtctaatCATTTCAAAGTTTTTTTTAAATGTTTATATTCTATGCTAAAATAGAAAAGACGAagctaaattttttttaaaaaaataaaaaaagaagtaaTTAGTGTATCTAATATTTACAAGTCACAGAGAATACAACCTCCCACCCACACTTAATTCATGCAATATCCTCAGTGCATATATaaattcataataaataaaatataagtaaGGTGGTAGGAAAAACTCCCTGATCAGTCATCGTCATCGCCTTCATCTTCGAAGGCCCCATCTGCAGCTATCCACTCTTCATCCTCTGCTCCCTCCTCTGCATCATCATCATCCTCCTCCTCGAACTGCTCTGGCTCGGCCTCGGAACACTCTGGCGTGTTGACATTCTCATAATCTAGGAGTCGTTGGCCATCGCAAAGCCCAACCAGCTGCTGggcatgagcattgagcgggAAACGCTCCTCCAAGATGGCCCTATCCTCCGTAGTGGCCGGCCTCCCTCCAAGCCTAAGCTGCAAGTCCATCATCCCATATAAATGGGCCATAAAGTTTTCATCTCAAGCATTGCGCTCGGCCCCTATCAGTGAGGCCATAGCACTCTCCTCCTTCGCCCGAATGCTGGTGATATCCGTCAGTCGGAGGGGTGGTGGAATGACTACAACAAAAGCTCGCTCCTCCTCCACATTCACTTTCTGGCCAGTCATTAGGAAGTACAACGGGCATACCTTTCAAGGCTAATAAGAGTCTCATGGTTGCATGGAAGTAAGCGTGTGTTGATCAATTTCAACCACACCTGAGCTTTCGGcattatttttttctttgaaaatttcctaTGATGTTTAGTGTTCTTGTCACAAACCCAAGCGGCCACATAATTGACACCACAGATAGTGTGTCTCAGCGCCCGATATGTTGGACGGGTAATGAAGTAATCCAAGGGCTCCTGAGGAACATCCAGAGCTCCCAAGTAATTGCATATAACTAATGCGGAAAAATCAATCAAGCTCCCCCGAATAGGCACTAGCTGCTGAGGATCATTCAGATCATACCCAGCATAAAACTCATGGACAAGGTTTAAATTGATATCCCCAGTGCTTCCAAACACGTAGCTCAATCCAAAATCATGAATACCCTTCCAAATTGAGTGATACTTATATTTTAGACGACGCTCATGAATAGCCGACTCAGAGTGTATATGCTTCGGCCAATAAATCTTGTACCAGTCCTTGGCAGATGCGGGTATACTCTTAAGGCCAAATTGGCGTTGTCCCACCGGTTATGGGTGTGGGGCTTCTAGAGTTGCAACTGCTTGCAGCCCCTCAACCTGGCTTGAAGCGGCTTCCCCTCCATTCCTCTTTTTCGGTGGAGGTGCGAAGGAGGAAGCCTTAGCTTTGGTGGGAGCAGTGGCTTTGCCCTTGACTTTACCATTATCCTTCTTAGGAGGCATGTTTGTACCTACACAAGTGAACATTAGTCATTCTTAGATGCATTGAATCACTTCAAAACATGGTCGTgcgaccccacacttaagagttcATCACATGATGTTCAACAATTTTCGAGGCTACTCAAACTTCACCTCATTATTTTAGCATGAGAATCAAGCAGTGACACAATGATGTCTACTACAATTTCGAAGCATATATCTACCGGtgaaccaccccacacttaaaatttcaAGTGGTGCAAGGCGACATAGCACTAGTATTACAATCCCGGAGACTCGAGCTCCAATGGGGACAAATAGTGCCTTTGAGGCATTTTGACAAACACTTAGCATGCACTAGTGCCATGGAAGTGCTTGTATGAatgagggattgcctcaccctcccaaatcggcttggAAATTCTGTGCTTCCACTTTTGTATACAACAAAAATACCATTCTTATGGGGTTTATGGGGTTAGGACAAACAAGCACATTGTTACTATGAAGAACAAACCGAAAAGTTATCCGATTTCATGACTTTACACAATTCGAAATTTGGCAAAGAAAAGAGTTAGAGACCATACCTTAGATGCTTAGGAGGAGGGATTGCTCTTCAATTGATGTTGCAAGTGAATGAAGAAATGGATGAATAATCGTCTTCAATGGGGTTTGTGTGGGAGGGGGAGAGGGAAATTGGGGAGGGCAGTAGAGAGGGGGGAATAATGTGTTTTATGTGATGGGAGGTTAGTAGAGGGTTAGTATAGCTACCGGTGATGTTGTGTTTTAAttaatgtgtgtgtgtggggtGTTTTATTAGCAAGAAGTTAGCAgaaaacaaaagtacaaaaaatACGTAGCTCAACCTTACCTGGCGCCGCGAGGTGGACCTCACTACAACCCTTGCGACGCGAGCTCAATAGCGAGCTGGAAACCTGGTTAGGTGAGTTCTGCTAAAAGCTGGCAACGCGAGCTCTATTACCATGTCCGTTGTGTATTAGGCTGGGCAACATGAGGTACACAGCAATGTCTCTAGTGTAATCATGtgattttttatttcattttgtgAACGACTCCAAGCACTATGACCTCCCTGCGTTCTCCATTACCTGTTCAAGCATTAAGATTTAGTTAAACACTTGTTAGTGcataaaaacaaacaaaaaattctagttaagctaaaataaactacgaattgggttgcctcccaacgaggcATGACACAGGATATGAAACTTAAGGTTCACTCAAAATTTGAGACTCCTGCAAATGAGTAACCGATATAACTTTTTCTCATCCATGTCAAGGTAATATTTCAAACTTTTCCCATTGACTTTAAACCTATTTGTTCCATCCTCATATTCAATTTCTACAGCTCCACTTGAGAATACTTGCACAACTCTAAATGGCCCCGACCATCTAGATTTCAGCTTCCCCGTAAATAATTTTAATCTTCAATTATACAACAACACGACATCTCCGGGTTTGAAAATCCTCTCTTGAATATGCTTATCATACATCATCTTCATCCTTTCTTTGTACAACCTGGTGATTTCAAAAGTATGGTAACAGAATTCGTCAAGTTCATGAAGCTTTGTGACCCTACTCGTACCAGCGGCCTCCATGTCAAGATTTAATTGTCTTAATGCCCAAAAAGCTCTATGCTCTAACTTCACCagtaagtgacatgcctttccAAATATCAATTTGTACGGTGACATACCAATCGGAGTTTTGAATGTAGTGCGGTAGGCCTATAGTGCATCATACAATTTGTTTGCCCAATCAGTCCGAGTAGCATTTGTAGTTTTGGTCAAAACACTCTTGATTTCTCTGTTTGACACCTCCACTTGCCCACTTATTTGTGGGTGATACGGAGTGGCGACCTTATGGAGAATGCCATATTTCTCCAACAACTTTGCAAAGGCCCGATTGCAGAAGTGGGTGCCTTCAATACTGATGATCGCTCTTGGAGTACCAAATCGGGTGAAGATATTCTTTCTTAGAAAACCAATAACtccctttgcatcatttgttgGGAGTGCCACGAATTCTACCCATTTCGAGACATAGTCCACATATACCAGTATGTACTTGTTGCTATATGTGCTGACAAATAGTCCCATAAAATCGGTTCCCCAAACATCAAATACTTTCACCTCTTGAATTTGGTTCATGAGCATCTCATGTCGACGGGAAATATTCCCCGTCCGTTAGCACTCATCACAGCTTTTCACCCAAaagtgtgcatctttaaacaacATCGGCCAATAAAAACTTGACTCCATCACTTTAGCAGCTGTCCTTACTCCTCTAAAATGGCCTACATACGGGGAAGCATGAcatgcctgcaaaacagaaggttggtctatctcgggaatgcatctccggatcatgttaccAATACAAATCCTAAACAATTATGGTTCATCCTAGAAATACATGCGACAATCACGAAAGAACTTCTTATTATGCACAAAGGACAAGTCATAGGGAATAATACCGCtcgccaggtagtttgcaatatctgcataccatggccTACCTCAAGGCTCGTGGCTTAAAGTTGTTCATCTAGGAAAGTATCCATGATCTCTTCCACCTCAACCCTCTTTTCAGCTCCTCAAGCCTGGACAAATGATCACCAACTTGGTTTTCCGTCCCCTTTCGGTCACAGATTTCCAAGTCGAATTCTTGCAGCAGTAGCACCCATCGAATCAGGCGTGACTTTGACTCCTTCTTCTAaattaggtacctgagagcagcatggtcagtataaacaattactTTCGAGCGtatcaggtatgacctgaatttgtcaaatgcgaacaccactgATAGCATCTCTTTCTCCGTCACTGTGTAATTTAGTTGGGCATCACTCATGGTTCTACTTACATAGTAGATTGGATGCATGACTTTATCTTTTCTCTGCCCAAGAACTGCTCCCACAACATagtcgcttgcatcacacatcagctcaaaagGTTATCCCCAGTTGGGTGCCACTATGATTGGTACAGTCACCAGTCTCTTCTTCAACTCTTCAAATGCTACCCTGTAGtcattagaaaacacaaaggggtgaccgttttcaagcaatttacacaaagggttagcaattttggaaaaatcttttataaaccgcctgtagAAACTGGCgtgaccaaggaaacttcttatggCCTTAACCGATGTGGGTGGAGGTAACTTCTCAATTATATCAACCTTAGCAcgatccactttaatgcccttacttgacactaggtgtcccaagactataccttcatgtaccatgaaatggcacttctcCCAGTTTAGTACCAGATTAGTCTCCATACACCTCTTCAATACTCTTTTCAAGTTCATAAGGCACTCATCGAATGAGTTCCCCACCACtggcgggtgcattgcataggccaaacgacATTCTCCGAAAGGCATAGATGCCATACAGGCAGGTGAATGACGTTTTCTCTCTATCCTCCAGGGCAATCGAGATCtggttataccccgagtatccatccaggCAAAAGTGGGACCTCCCCACCAATATGTCTAGCATCTGATCAATGAAGGGCAGCAGAAAATGGTCTTTTTtggtggccttgttcaatctttTGCAATCCATACAGATTTGCCATCCTGTGACTGTTCTCGTTAAGATCAATTCGTTGTTCTCATTTTGCACTACAGTCATTCCACCCTTTTTTGGCATATACTGAACTGGGCTGATCAGTTGCTGTCAGATATGGGGAAgatgattcccgcatctaaccacttgatcacttctttcttcaccacttctttcatgttgggattcaaccttctttgatgttctctggaaggtttgtgcccatcttccagtagaatcttatgcataaAAAACGTTGGGCTGATACCCTTTATGTTTGCTATAGTCCACCCAATTGCAGTCTTGCACTCCTTTAGAACATGCAAAAGTTTTTCTACCTGCACACCTAACAAACTGGTTGAGATAATAACATGCAATGTCGAACTTGGTCCCAAGAAAACATACCTGAGGTGAGACGGCAAGGGTTTCAgctccaactgtggtggctctttGATTGATGGCTTAGCCGGAGGggtctttctttcttctaagtgtaaaggctcgaattcgagctctcttttccagtacccttgGCCTTCAAGGGCCAACTCCCACTCCGCCAAGTTCTCACCATCTACCTCTTCTAAGTTCATCAGGCAGGCTGCTAGGGGATCTTTCGCATTCAGtgtctcatcttcctcctccaaaatcatATCCACAGCTTCTATCAGAGAGAAGTTAGCAAACTCACTTGGTCGCCGCATAGACTTCTACACATTGAATGTTATCTCTTTATCGTTCAGTCTCATCTTTAGCTCcccagtttcacaatcaattagaGCTCTCCTAGTGGCCAAGCATGGCCTTCCCAACCTGCACAAGTACATTATCAAGTATACCTGATGGCTTCTTCATCGTTCGGTCAGCTAGCTAtagtaacatggatgtgggtctcgctcttccaatgcctaaccttttataAATAGCTAAGGGAATCATGTTTATgattgcccccaaatcacataatGCTTTAGCGAAATCATAGCtgcctattgtgcatgggattgtgaaactccctgggtCGGCCAGCTTCTCATTTATGGGTCTCATCATGACAACACTACATGTCTGAGTTAGTGTAACAGTTGCCAAGTATTGAAAGTCGAACTtgcgagacatcaagtccttcatcattttttcaTAACCAGGGATCTCCCTCAATGCATCAATCAGTGGAATGTTTACTTGAATCTGCTTTAACATTTCCATAAATTTCTTATACTGCTCATCCTTTTATACTTGGTCAACCTCTGCGGGGAGGGTGCTGGCGGTCCCTTCTTTCCTGTGACTTGAGTTCGATCCTTCTCAGGCACTTTTTTCTACTTCCTTCCCTTGCACTCCCTCAACCTCCTTTTCAACCTCTTTTTCCTTGTTTAGTTCCTCTTAGGCTAGCTGGATTCTTACTCATGTTAGCTTACTTGACTCATCTACTTCAATCGGTACTGGCACGAGTATCTCAGTTGGTCGACTTTCGcgagcaatttcttgctctaGGTCAAGATCTCTACCATTTCTCAGACTCACCGCCATCAGTTGCTTCATGCCCTACTATTTTAGATTGACATGTGTGTTTGCAGGTAAAGTCCCTTGGGGACAATTGTTCAGAGCCATAGATATCTTCCTtaattgaatctcaatgcctTTTATCACTGAGTCATGTGCTTCCACCTTCTCTTGCATTTTTCCATTGGACCCAATCAGTTGTTGTAgcattcctttaatttcatacaacccatcatcttgtctcactatctgttattgttgaagctGTTGATAAGCCAACTACTGATTTTGCTGATTGTATccctgttgcctttggtaaggcacgAGTTGACCCTGTGGTCGCATAACTCtatcattgttgttgttattgaacTACTGCTATGCTGGTCTATACTACTGATTCCGCtgcccccaattctgaccaccttgcctctaGCCTCCATAATTGCCAACATAGTTCATATTCTCTTGGTAGCTTTGATTGTCACTTTCATGTTCACCACTCGACGAACACAtatatggttggttaatgcatggtgtacataagtcCCAATTAGTTGTAtcaactatgtgtacctgctTCAGGCCTGATTCATCAATGttcttggtgaggatactcatttgcgtcaCTAGAGTGGCCATATTCTCAGCTAGGGAGTTGCTTGGGTCCAAAGCTACTGAGTGAAATACAGGGGTGATTGTAgtgtctcttgtcatccatcctgagttttgagccattttttCAAGTAAGACCTTACATTCCTTGAATGATTTGCTaaaaaatgctccac from Nicotiana tomentosiformis chromosome 11, ASM39032v3, whole genome shotgun sequence encodes:
- the LOC138901777 gene encoding uncharacterized protein is translated as MLKQIQVNIPLIDALREIPGYEKMMKDLMSRKFDFQYLATVTLTQTCSVVMMRPINEKLADPGSFTIPCTIGSYDFAKALCDLGAIINMIPLAIYKRLGRPCLATRRALIDCETGELKMRLNDKEITFNV